From a region of the Malania oleifera isolate guangnan ecotype guangnan chromosome 12, ASM2987363v1, whole genome shotgun sequence genome:
- the LOC131144273 gene encoding sufE-like protein 2, chloroplastic, whose product MVFTTLFPTPFPPCFKRIRTLSQSNNSKLAHTLFKRSNEFEKKSVVFKSSKCVRGSLLNPNSSLSAAPEAPARASSLKIQSLASEFRSLPEPIDRVKRLLQYAAILPPLEESARVAANRVTGCTAQVWVEAHVDDLGRMRFGADSDSEITKGFCSCLVWALDGAAPEEVLAVTTEDLAEMNVGLGGGARVHSRVNTWHNVLVSMQKRTTALVAEKGATAEPESFSFSDSRF is encoded by the coding sequence ATGGTCTTCACTACTCTGTTTCCGACCCCTTTTCCTCCTTGTTTCAAAAGAATCAGAACATTGTCCCAGTCCAACAATTCTAAGCTCGCACACACTCTGTTTAAACGCAGCAACGAGTTCGAGAAGAAATCTGTTGTGTTCAAATCTTCGAAATGCGTTAGGGGGTCTCTTCTCAATCCCAATTCGTCGTTGTCGGCGGCGCCGGAAGCTCCGGCCCGTGCGTCGAGCCTAAAGATTCAATCTTTAGCGTCGGAGTTCAGGTCCCTGCCGGAGCCGATCGACCGCGTGAAGCGGCTGCTGCAGTACGCGGCGATTCTGCCGCCGCTGGAGGAGTCGGCGCGCGTGGCGGCTAACAGGGTCACCGGGTGCACGGCGCAGGTGTGGGTGGAGGCCCACGTGGACGATTTGGGGCGGATGAGATTTGGGGCCGACAGCGATTCGGAGATCACGAAGGGGTTTTGTTCGTGTTTGGTGTGGGCGCTCGACGGAGCGGCGCCGGAGGAGGTGCTGGCTGTGACGACGGAGGATTTGGCGGAGATGAATGTCGGGTTGGGCGGCGGCGCTAGAGTTCACTCCAGGGTGAACACTTGGCATAATGTTCTGGTCAGTATGCAGAAGAGGACTACAGCTTTGGTTGCAGAGAAAGGTGCCACTGCCGAGCCAGAGTCTTTTTCCTTCTCTGATAGTCGCTTCTGA
- the LOC131144274 gene encoding uncharacterized protein LOC131144274 codes for MNAVVLSSPFFFLCLCLCRALLETQSVRQFRRAHSPPRGWNSYDSFCWTISEEEFLQNAEIVAQRLKIHGYKYVVVDYLWYRRKVEGAYTDSLGFDVIDQWGRVIPDPDRWPSSKGGKGFTEVAKKVHSMGLKFGIHVMRGISLQAVNASTPILDTVTGRAYEESGKKWIAKDVGIKERACAWMPHGFMSVNTKLGAGRAFLRSLYTQYADWGVDFVKHDCVFGDDLDVDEINFVSEVLSKLNRPILYSLSPGTSVTPTMAKAVSGLVNMYRITGDDWDTWADVAAHFNIARDFSNSSMIGARGLLGKSWPDLDMLPLGWLTDPGSNEGPHRKCRLNIHEQRTQMTLWSMAKSPIMFGGDLRNLDVATYNIITNPTTLEIDAFSSGNKEFPYITGEKGLKIQDFSEHSKNELDVTAMNTHVLGLTNCNNYKAKGWSVEALDQDLEQVCWKENSGSKFPAPFCLYKKKMLLASDEGLIYKQQYRGKLHLLATDTREFCLDASPRRKLTSKEFRENSFSPCRMVANQMWELGPNGTLTNGYSGQCATVHTIKANAGPTGIRSWVAAGKRGEIYVAFFNLNAEKTVISAKISDLAKVFPRRNFSGVSCNHSEVWSGQDFGVTQSLISIAVEIHGCALFVLNCN; via the exons ATGAACGCCGTCGTTTTAAGCTCTCCCTTCTTCTTCCTCTGTTTATGCCTTTGCAG GGCACTACTGGAAACTCAATCTGTGAGACAATTTAGACGGGCTCACTCCCCACCGAGAGGTTGGAACTCATACGATTCCTTTTGTTGGACCATCTCCGAAGAAGAATTCTTGCAAAACGCAGAAATTGTTGCACAACGGTTgaaaatccatggatataag TATGTTGTGGTGGATTACCTTTGGTATAGGAGAAAGGTGGAAGGCGCTTACACTGATTCTCTTGGATTTGATGTAATTGATCAATGGGGCAGGGTGATTCCTGACCCTGATAGATGGCCATCATCCAAAGGTGGGAAAGGGTTCACCGAAGTTGCCAAGAAAGTGCATAGCATGGGTTTGAAATTTGGGATTCATGTTATGAGAGGTATAAGCTTGCAGGCAGTGAATGCAAGCACTCCCATCTTAGACACCGTCACG ggCCGTGCATATGAAGAGTCTGGGAAGAAGTGGATTGCAAAAGATGTGGGGATCAAAGAGAGGGCTTGCGCATGGATGCCTCATGGTTTCATGAGTGTAAACACCAAGTTGGGTGCTGGCAGAGCTTTCCTCAGGTCACTCTACACACAATATGCTGACTGGGGTGTTGATTTTG TGAAGCATGACTGCGTATTTGGTGATGACTTGGATGTAGATGAGATAAACTTTGTGTCAGAG GTTCTGAGCAAACTCAATCGCCCCATCTTGTATTCTCTGTCTCCTGGAACCAGTGTGACACCAACCATGGCTAAGGCTGTAAGTGGCCTAGTGAACATGTACAGGATAACAGGGGATGACTGGGATACGTGGGCAGATGTTGCAGCCCATTTTAATATTGCGAG GGACTTTTCCAATTCTAGTATGATAGGGGCCAGGGGTTTGTTGGGGAAATCATGGCCGGACTTGGATATGCTACCATTGGGATGGCTTACGGATCCAG GTTCAAATGAAGGTCCACACAGAAAATGTAGGCTTAATATACATGAACAAAGAACTCAG ATGACTTTGTGGTCTATGGCCAAGTCTCCTATCATGTTTGGTGGGGATTTGAGAAATCTTGATGTGGCTACATACAATATCATCACAAATCCTACAACACTTGAAATAGACGCTTTCAGCTCAGGCAACAAGGAG TTTCCTTATATTACTGGTGAAAAGGGTCTCAAAATCCAGGACTTCTCTGAGCATTCGAAAAATGAGTTGGATGTGACTGCCATGAACACGCATGTTTTGGGTCTCACTAATTGCAATAACTACAAAGCAAAAGGTTGGTCCGTTGAAGCTCTTGACCAAGATCTTGAACAAGTATGCTGGAAGGAGAACTCAGGAAGCAAATTTCCGGCTCCTTTTTGCTTATATAAGAAAAAAATGCTTTTAGCATC AGATGAAGGACTAATCTATAAGCAGCAATATCGAGGGAAGCTCCATTTATTAGCAACTGACACCAGGGAGTTCTGCTTGGATGCATCTCCAAGACGGAAGCTTACTTCGAAAGAGTTCAGAGAAAACTCTTTTTCGCCTTGTAGAATGGTTGCTAACCAG ATGTGGGAATTGGGCCCCAATGGGACCCTCACAAACGGTTACTCTGGCCAGTGTGCAACAGTACATACAATTAAAG CTAATGCCGGACCAACTGGAATTCGCTCTTGGGTAGCAGCTGGAAAGAGAG GAGAAATATATGTTGCTTTTTTCAATCTGAACGCAGAAAAGACAGTGATATCTGCAAAGATATCGGACCTGGCAAAGGTGTTTCCTCGTAGAAACTTTAGTGGGGTTTCGTGTAACCATAGCGAAGTATGGAGTGGACAAGACTTCGGCGTAACGCAAAGTTTAATATCGATTGCAGTAGAAATACATGGGTGCGCACTATTTGTTTTGAATTGTAACTAG